One stretch of Harmonia axyridis chromosome 1, icHarAxyr1.1, whole genome shotgun sequence DNA includes these proteins:
- the LOC123671394 gene encoding E3 ubiquitin-protein ligase MYLIP gives MWCLISQPNSVVFEVRVDPKAIGQECLEKACEYLGITHEADYFGLKYENSRGEELWLNLRNPIDRQVNCHAVPLRFSLRVKFWIPPHLLLQDTTKHQFYLNAKHDLLDKSLLVDNWETVSYLIALIAQAEEIDYDPIHPPHTVYLQTSTISAVDCLEKPQDLLHKIIEEHKRLKGGKRSTAEYWLLKAVSEQETFGEERFHAVTKQHPHESLSVGVGPHGISISSENKEKQLITFSSVISASSQKRNFRFGYLLEDGSTTELEVKLDSSHLASGLYRALTEKHAFYSCETVTSAVMAQCIRDLKGIIVSIFNEDSNQGKKYVFDIRRTCREVYDGARRAIYQENNLQSTEQSNTKCQDHEDNCKDSQEKYLRLLDSMLCKICMDSQIDTAFLPCGHVLACNHCALRCDKCPICRTDIKQSQKLFLPVEFRTTERIEC, from the exons GCCTGCGAGTATCTGGGAATCACCCATGAGGCTGATTACTTCGGACTGAAGTACGAGAACAGCCGTGGCGAAGAGCTCTGGCTCAATCTGAGGAACCCAATCGACCGACAAGTCAACTGTCACGCCGTTCCTTTAAGATTCTCGCTGCGTGTCAAGTTCTGGATACCACCCCATCTCCTGTTGCAGGATACTACAAA GCACCAATTCTACCTGAATGCTAAGCATGATCTCCTGGATAAATCATTACTGGTGGACAATTGGGAAACAGTTAGCTATTTAATAGCTCTCATAGCTCAAGCAGAAGAAATCGACTATGATCCCATACATCCTCCTCACACAGTCTATCTGCAGACTTCGACAATATCTGCTGTAGATTGTTTGGAAAAACCTCAAGATCTCCTCCATAAAATAATCGAAGAACATAAACGTCTTAAAGGGGGTAAACGATCTACAGCTGAGTATTGGTTGTTGAAGGCAGTATCTGAGCAAGAAACCTTTGGAGAGGAGAGATTCCATGCAGTGACCAAGCAGCATCCCCATGAATCCCTCTCGGTTGGGGTAGGACCACATGGCATTTCGATATcatcagaaaacaaagaaaagCAACTGATAACTTTCAGTAGTGTCATATCAGCCTCATCACAAAAGAGAAACTTCAGATTCGGCTACCTTCTCGAAGACGGAAGTACCACAGAATTGGAAGTGAAACTGGATTCCAGTCATTTAGCTAGTGGATTATATAGAGCTCTGACTGAGAAACATGCATTTTATAGTTGTGAAACTGTCACAAGCGCCGTTATGGCTCAATGCATTAGGGATCTCAAAGGAATCATTGTATCGATTTTCAATGAAGATTCTAATCAAGGCAAAAAATATGTCTTTGATATCAGAAGGACTTGCAGAGAAGTGTACGACGGGGCTAGACGTGCCATTTACCAAGAGAATAATTTGCAATCTACAGAACAGTCCAATACCAAGTGCCAAGATCATGAAGATAACTGCAAA GACTCTCAAGAAAAATACCTTCGGCTTTTGGACAGCATGTTGTGCAAAATATGCATGGATAGCCAAATTGATACTGCTTTCTTGCCTTGTGGACATGTCCTGGCGTGCAATCATTGTGCCCTTAGATGTGATAAATGCCCAATCTGTAGAACCGATATCAAACAATCTCAAAAACTCTTCTTACCTGTAGAGTTTAGGACGACAGAGagaatagaatgttga